One genomic window of Arthrobacter sp. KBS0703 includes the following:
- a CDS encoding FAD-dependent monooxygenase, with protein MVAGRTALIGDAAHEISPIGGQGMNLGWLDAEALLPVIVAALNGEPTGTALRCFDAQRRRAATAARRQAEVNMALGRPLPGGVLRARNAAIARVAAVPAFNEFVARRFTMQ; from the coding sequence ATGGTGGCCGGCAGGACGGCGCTTATCGGGGACGCCGCCCACGAAATTAGCCCCATCGGCGGCCAGGGCATGAACCTTGGCTGGCTCGACGCCGAGGCCCTGCTGCCGGTCATCGTTGCCGCACTGAACGGCGAGCCGACCGGCACCGCGCTTCGCTGCTTCGATGCGCAGCGCCGCCGGGCCGCCACGGCAGCCAGGCGCCAGGCGGAGGTAAATATGGCGCTCGGCAGGCCGCTCCCGGGCGGCGTGCTGCGGGCCCGAAACGCTGCCATCGCCCGGGTGGCTGCGGTTCCGGCGTTCAATGAGTTCGTGGCCAGGCGCTTCACCATGCAATGA